GGGGTCCTGACATTCATCACCGCTCCGGATTTCCAGGCGCCTGGCGATGTCGGGGCCGATAACATCTATGACGTGATCGTCCAGGCCTCCGATGGCACGTCCGTCGATACACAGGCCATCGCCGTCACGGTTACCGAAGCCAATGTTCCGCCACAAATTTTTGTCCCCCCGCCATCGGACCCTCCGCCTTCATCGGATCCCCCCCCAAGAGATGCCGGCGAAGAGACTTTAGAGGACCAGGCGCCTGGCAACGGGGGCAGTCTTGATTACGGCTCGCCAGGGAATATCCCTGACGGCGACCAGGGCTCCACAATCACTGGCGCCAAAAATTCGGTGTCGGAAAATCCCCTGGGACGACACGAATCGCCCGATAAGCAAGAGGATGGAGAACGCACGGGCCTCGTGGGCATAGTGAGTGACTTGTGGAGTGTGCTCAGGAAGCCCCTTGATATCACAGCCTTCAAGGATGAAATCCGGTCCTTGCTGCACAGATCAGGATTCCTTCAGGACCTGGATCGGGTTCGCGACGATGTTCAGGAGGTTGCCGCCACCGAACAAACCTATTTGGCCTCCAGCATTGCGGTCTCAACCGGGTTGTCCATCGGCTATGTCGTCTGGCTCCTGCGCAGTGGGGTGCTATTAACGGCCCTGCTTTCGTCCGTGCCGGCCTGGCAGTTTGTGAACCCCCTGTTGGTGCTGGATGCGGCGGGGAAGAAGAAACGACAAGAGGGACAGAAGGGCGTGGACGGCGATTCAGTAGAGTCCCTATTTGAGAAACCCACCGTATCTGCCGAGACAGGTAAGGAGAAAACCGTGGCCCCCGCTAAGACCCTTCGAGCCCGGTGGTTCAATTGGAATAAGGGATGAACATTCTTTCGACAAAGTCTCGGCTGGCCTTCGGCCAGGTCAGCCTACTTATCAGTGTGTTGCTGACCGCGAGCTTGTTTGGCTTGATGCCGGACCGAACCGGAGCGGTTCGCCAGGGACGTGCGGCCCTGGCCGAATCCATTGCCGCCAATAGCACGATTCTGATTACCCAGGATGATGTTGATCGCCTGGAGGGGATTTTGCAGTTGGTCGTGGACCGTAACCCGGACCTCTTGTCTGCCGGATTGCGGACTGAATCGGGTGATTGGCTTCTCACGATAGGTGACCATGAGAACCATTGGCGGGACAACCATTCGGACTATTCGTCTAATACCCAAGTGACGGTCGCGATCTGGGAAGGGGAAGACAAATGGGGCCAAGTCGAACTGCGATTTACACCGCTAAGTGAAGAAGGCTGGCTCGGGTACATCACCGGCCCACAGCCACAACTCCTGCTGTTTGTGGGTCTGATGTGTTTCATCGGATTTTATCTGTATTTGGGAAAAATGTTGAAGCAACTCGATCCCTCACAAGCTGTTCCTGAGCGTGTGCGATCCGCTTTGGATACGATGGCAGAAGGGCTTCTGGTGCTCGACAATAAAGGGCAAATCATGCTGGCCAATCGGGCTTTCGCCACGTTGTTAACCAAGACGCCTGAGGCGCTCCTGGGTCAGGCGGTCGGAGCGTTTCCGTGGTCGGACATCGAAGGCCATCCGTTGGCACCGGGGACACACCCCTGGCATATCGCATTGAATTCGGGAGAGGCGCAAAAGAACGAACGCGTCCGATTGACTCTGCCCGACAACACACGGCTGACGTTTATGATTAACTGCTCCCCTATCCTTGGCAGCGGAGCCAAAAATGTCGGGGTCCTGGTCAGCTTTGACGACGTCACGCAATTGGAAGAAGCGGAAATCGAGTTACTGAAGTCCAAAGAAGAGGCCGTTGCGGCCAATCAGGCCAAGAGCGCTTTCCTGGCCAATATGAGTCATGAGATCCGCACACCGATGAATGCCATACTGGGTTTCACAGAACTGATTAAACGTGGGTACGGACGTGACTCGGTTGAAACCCGTAAACACCTCGAGATCATCCATTCCAGTGGGAAACATTTGCTTGACCTCATTAACGATATTCTGGATCTCTCGAAGGTCGAATCGGGGCGTCTGGAGATCGAACGGGTACGATTCAATCCCTACCTCGTGATCATGGATGTCGTCAGAGTCCTGGGTGTGAGGGCACACGAGAAGGGCATCGAACTCGAACTCAAGATACCTGATGACGTCCCGGAGACCATCATCGGCGATCCGGGCCGGATTCGCCAGATAATCACCAACCTTGTGGGGAACGCGGTGAAATTCACTGAGCGCGGCGCGGTCACGGTGACTGCGCACGCCAAGCAGGTCGCCGGAGAGCTGATCCAATTTCATATCGATGTCGCAGATACCGGGATTGGAATGAATGGGGAAGCCACTCAGCGAATTTTTGAAGATTTCGTCCAGGCCGATGCGTCGGTGACCCGAAAGTTTGGAGGAACCGGCCTTGGATTAGCGATCAGCCGCAAATTCGCACGCGCCCTGGGTGGGGATATTACGGTGGACAGTCAGCCGGGAGTCGGCAGTGTATTCAAGATCACACTGGATGCCGGCAGTGCGGTGGAGGTGGCCTGGGTCACACCCGAGCAGGCCTTAACGATCGACGAATCGGGCATGATGCAGGAACACACCAACTGGATCTTTCCATCGGCCAGGATTCTGGTCGTAGACGATGGCCCGGAAAACCGCGAATTCGTGAAGGTGGTCCTGGGGGGTTATGGTCTGAGCATCGACGAAGCGGGGAATGGTCTGATAGGAGTGGAAATGGCTATGGCCAGCGAATATGACATCATTCTCATGGACATGCAGATGCCTGAGATGGACGGACTCACTGCCACTCGCACGTTACGCGACAGAGGCTTGCAGATCCCCATCATTTCGCTCACCGCCAATGCCATGAAAGGCTTCGAGCAGGAGTTATTTGATGCCGGATTTTCCGACTATCTCACCAAACCTATCGACATTGACCGATTCCTCGCTAAATTGGCTCAATTCCTCCATGGGCAACCAGTCCGTGAATCGTCCAGGCAATCCGTCCTCCCGGCATCCTCGCACCGTCACGCCTCAGAGATTGAGGATTCCTCACCCATTCTTTCCAAGTTAGGATCAACCAACCCGAAATTCGCCAACGTGATTACCCGTTTTGTGGGTCGCCTGGGTGAACAACTGCAGGCGATGGATACCGCCTACTCGAACCGCGACATGGAGGCCCTGGCCAAGCTGGCTCATTGGCTGAAGGGTGCGGGTGGCACTGTGGGGTTCGATGTGTTGAACAAGCCGGCTGCTGAACTGGAAGCCGCGGCCAAGGCTGCCGATCTGGCAATTATCGAGCAACACCTTCACAGTATTCACCTTCTGGCGACACGAATAGCTCATGGAGCTCAAGGCACCCCAGAGCCGGTGGCAATGGGAGTGCCCTCTGCATCCACGTCTGTTAAATAAAGCTCCGACAGACCTTTCCAACGTCGGGGGCTGCCCCGGCTGACCTTCCAACTCCATAACTGTCAGGTGGCACCAGGGTGTCCAGAGGTAGTCGCCATCATTTTTCCGATTTTTCGCCTTTAACACTTTATTTTCCATTTCGGAAGACCGAAAAGTCTCCATAGAAAAAGAACACCCTTGTCCTGAAGCCGGAGAGACCGGCCTATTTCAGCATTGAAGTGATCGCGACATGGCAACAGAGCAGACAAATCAGAGAGCATACCAAGCACACAATAACGACGGGCTGCTCTTGGCGAAACCCGTCCTCAATGAATTGGGATGTGATGAAACCTCTCTGACTCAGGCCACGATCATGATGGTCGACGATGAGGAAACGACCATGGAGATCATGCGGGCCTATCTGGAGGATGCCGGTTATCAGAACTTTGTGCTGGTGGAGGATTCGTCTCGGGCCATGCAACAGATTGAAGAATATCGACCGGATATTCTGTTACTTGATCTGATGATGCCGAACGTCCCGGGATTTGAAATCCTGCAGCTGGTACGAGACCATCCCAAACTGAAACATCTTCCTGTCATTATCCTGACCTCTTCCTCCGACGCGGAGACCAAACTCCAGGCTCTTGACCGGGGTGCCACAGATTTTCTCGCCAAGCCGGTCGATCCCAGTGAATTGAAGCTTCGGGTTCGCAACACACTCGCCGCCCGAGCCTATCAGAACCAACTTGCCTACTATGATGCCTTGACGAAATTGCCGAACCGGAGTTTGTTTCTTGACCGCTTGGCTTGGTTTATCCAGCGAGCGGAACGTCATCAAGACAACCTGGTTTTGCTCCATATTTCTCTCAACCAGTTTAAGCGCCTGTCTACGACCTTCGGGCCGGAAATCTCGGATCAGCTCATCTCACAGATCGCGGAGCGGATGAGTTCCTGTATGCGCCGATCTGATGTATTTGGGCGGGGAATACCCGATTCGACTGAGCTGGATAGCCTGTTTCGCGTGGATGGGGATGAATTCTCTTTATTGTGCCCGACCATGGCGCATGCCGAACATGCGACCAAGTTAGCTTCACGTATTCTCAAGGTCATGGAATCTCCATTTAATGCCAATGGGACAGAGGTCTATATTTCCCCAAGTATTGGCATTGCGAGTTTCCCTGCGGATGCCACAGATGTGACCGCCCTCATCCAATGCGCGGTTGGTGCAAGCACCCAGGCCAACTTGCATGGAAAGGGAGGCTTCAATTTTTATTCGAGCGAATTGAATTCTCAAAGCCTGGAGCGCCTGCGAATGGAAGCAGACTTGCGCCATGCTATCGAGGGAGACCAACTGCTATTGCACTATCAGCCGAAGGTTGAGGTTAAGAGTGGTCACATCATCGGGGTCGAAGCGCTGGTTCGATGGCAGAAACCGGACGGCACGCTGATCTTTCCGGATCAATTCATTCCCTTAGCCGAAGAGACCGGCCTGATCATCTCTCTGGGTGAATGGGTGCTCAAAGAAGCGTGTGCGCAATTAGGACGATGGCAGGCTGAGGGGCTACGGCTTCAGATGGCGGTCAATGTGTCGGCCAAACAATTCAATGACGGCTACCTGGTGCAGTTGGTGAGGGAGACCTTACAGAGCACGGGGATCGATGCAAAGTATTTAACACTAGAGCTAACGGAAAGCCTTCTTATGGGAAATGCCGAGCAGGCCGTGGAGACCTTGAACCACCTGATGTCCTTGGGACCAAAGATCTCTATGGATGACTTTGGAACAGGCTACTCCTCTCTCAGCTATTTGAAACGTTTTCCCATTCATGAGTTGAAAATCGACCGCTCCTTTTTGACCGATATTACCCATAACCCTGAAGCCCGGGCCTTGGTCTCTGCCATGATTTATTTGGCGCATGAGTTCTCTCTGACGGTTGTGGCCGAAGGGGTAGAGAATCAGGAGCAACTTGAACTGCTCACCACCTTGAATTGCGACCAATATCAGGGTTATTTCTTCAGCCGACCTATCAGGGTTGAGGCCCTGGCTACCCTGCTCCATCCCAAATGCCTTTCAGGGAAGGCATAAACTCTTTCGCTGAAAATCTCGCATTTTCGCCGGCCATCGACTCCCGTTCGCTCCGATGCCATCTCCTGTCATCCGGTCGGATCGTCTTTTCCATACACCGAAGCCCCACCCATTCCCCACTCTTGGGGTGCCAAGAAAATCCCTGTACAGAGGCAGATTTTTACTCATCTCATGATCTCCCTACCCGACACGCGTTTGTAAATACTTGAAAAAACTTCCTGAAACGTCAGATAGGTTCAACGAGCGACGCAATCGGGAAGCCCCGGGAATCGTGGAGTACGAACATAAAAAAACGGGCATTTCCAGATCCCGGTCAACGATTGGGGGTTCTTTTGCGGACTTCAATGCATTTGTATGATTTCTCAATTCTTTCCTGTGAACGACCGACAATAATGAATGGAAACCTCTAACAGCTTGGAAATCTCAGATGAGAATAATCGGTATCATCACCGGCATAGGCATGTCTCGTCCCTCTAAACCAATCAACACTATGAATCTTCGCCTGTAGTCATGAACACCGGCATTGCCAACTATGGAAATATCTTCGTCGGTCGCCAGCCCATTTTAGGCCCGAATCTGAAGACCATTGGCTATGAGGTGCTGTATCGAGATTGTGAATCCGACTCCGCAAACATCCATGATGAAGCCATGGCTACGGCCCAGGTCCTCTTAAATACCTATCTCGATATTGGTCTGGAACATGTGGTGGGAACCCACCTGGCTTTTTTGAATATTCCCGAACAGTTTTTATTAGACAGACATTGTGAAGCGCTCCCGAAACACCGCGTGGTCTTGGAGATATTGGAGACGGTGGAACCCACCCCAGAAGTCATTGAGGCCATGACCTCCCTCTCTCAGCAGGGCTATACCATTGCCCTGGATGATTTTGTCTTCCATGATCGCTTTCGACCGTTTCTGGAATTGGCCGATATCGTAAAAATCGATGTCTTAGATAAAACCTTCGAACAATTACAACACGAGACCCACCAGCTCCGGAATTATCGTGCGCGTCTCCTCGCCGAAAAAGTGGAAACACGGGAGGCCTTTGAGACCTGCAAACACCTTGGAATGTTCTATTTTCAAGGGTTCTTCTTTTATCGCCCTGATATAATTCGCGGGCACAAAATCCCCGCGAATCGTGTCGCCCTCCTGGAATTATTAGGAAAATTTCAGGATCCGAATATCTCCTTTGAGGGTCTGGTCGAGTGTATCCGAAACGATCTGTCTTTGAGCTACAAGATTCTTCGATATGTGAATTCGGCCTCTGTCGGGCTTCCCAGGCGAGTGGAGTCCATTGAGCAAGCGGCCTGTATGGTAGGCCTCGACCGGATACGCACCTGGGCCTCCCTCATTGTAATGGCCAGTGGAGAGAACCGGCCGATGGAAATGCTGGTGATTGCCTTGGTGCGAGCGAAAATGTGCGAGAGCTTAGGACAGCAGCTTGGCGCCGATTCTCCAGAAAAGTATTTTACCATGGGCCTTCTGTCGGTCTTAGAAGCCTTGTACGGATCTTCTATGGAAAAACTTGTGGGGAACCTTCCGCTCCCTGACGATATTCTTGAAGCCCTAATACTGGAAAAAGGAACAATGGGAGCCGCGTTGAGTAGCGTGAAAGCCTACGAAAAGGGGGAGTGGTTGCAACTCAAAACACTCCAATTCACCCCTGGCACGATTCGGGATTTCTATGTGCAAGCCATTGATTGGGCCAACCACTTTTCTCCGATGATTGATGAAGCCGCATGACATGTTGATAAAACCGCCTAAAGGCTCACCTTCGCCAACAGCAGCCCTCATCGCTTATTAGATTCCCCTGCCTCCTTGAGGCTCTGGCAGATCTTTTCGAGAAAGTAGGCATCCCTATACTCACGTGTTAGAATAGGCCATAGTTAGACTATCGAGTGCTTGGCGCCCTCGATGCCGCCTCAGGACACATTCACAGGTCACTATATACTCGAAGCCATACATGACATTCATTCCTACTTCAGAAATCGCTCCCGTTTCTTCTACGGTGAAGACCTCCCGCAGGAGAAACCTCCCTTCCTGGTTCAAAGTCCGTTTCCGGCCGGGCCCCCATTACCAGGAAATCCGTCAACTGATGGAGACGCACCGCCTGCATACCATTTGTGAAGAGGCACGATGTCCGAATATATGGGAATGTTGGAATAATCGGACGGCCACGTTCCTTATCCTGGGAGATATTTGTACCAGGCGGTGTCATTACTGTTCGGTGACTACCGGACGCCCGTCTGCAGTGGACCGAG
Above is a window of Candidatus Nitrospira neomarina DNA encoding:
- a CDS encoding hybrid sensor histidine kinase/response regulator, with product MNILSTKSRLAFGQVSLLISVLLTASLFGLMPDRTGAVRQGRAALAESIAANSTILITQDDVDRLEGILQLVVDRNPDLLSAGLRTESGDWLLTIGDHENHWRDNHSDYSSNTQVTVAIWEGEDKWGQVELRFTPLSEEGWLGYITGPQPQLLLFVGLMCFIGFYLYLGKMLKQLDPSQAVPERVRSALDTMAEGLLVLDNKGQIMLANRAFATLLTKTPEALLGQAVGAFPWSDIEGHPLAPGTHPWHIALNSGEAQKNERVRLTLPDNTRLTFMINCSPILGSGAKNVGVLVSFDDVTQLEEAEIELLKSKEEAVAANQAKSAFLANMSHEIRTPMNAILGFTELIKRGYGRDSVETRKHLEIIHSSGKHLLDLINDILDLSKVESGRLEIERVRFNPYLVIMDVVRVLGVRAHEKGIELELKIPDDVPETIIGDPGRIRQIITNLVGNAVKFTERGAVTVTAHAKQVAGELIQFHIDVADTGIGMNGEATQRIFEDFVQADASVTRKFGGTGLGLAISRKFARALGGDITVDSQPGVGSVFKITLDAGSAVEVAWVTPEQALTIDESGMMQEHTNWIFPSARILVVDDGPENREFVKVVLGGYGLSIDEAGNGLIGVEMAMASEYDIILMDMQMPEMDGLTATRTLRDRGLQIPIISLTANAMKGFEQELFDAGFSDYLTKPIDIDRFLAKLAQFLHGQPVRESSRQSVLPASSHRHASEIEDSSPILSKLGSTNPKFANVITRFVGRLGEQLQAMDTAYSNRDMEALAKLAHWLKGAGGTVGFDVLNKPAAELEAAAKAADLAIIEQHLHSIHLLATRIAHGAQGTPEPVAMGVPSASTSVK
- a CDS encoding putative bifunctional diguanylate cyclase/phosphodiesterase gives rise to the protein MATEQTNQRAYQAHNNDGLLLAKPVLNELGCDETSLTQATIMMVDDEETTMEIMRAYLEDAGYQNFVLVEDSSRAMQQIEEYRPDILLLDLMMPNVPGFEILQLVRDHPKLKHLPVIILTSSSDAETKLQALDRGATDFLAKPVDPSELKLRVRNTLAARAYQNQLAYYDALTKLPNRSLFLDRLAWFIQRAERHQDNLVLLHISLNQFKRLSTTFGPEISDQLISQIAERMSSCMRRSDVFGRGIPDSTELDSLFRVDGDEFSLLCPTMAHAEHATKLASRILKVMESPFNANGTEVYISPSIGIASFPADATDVTALIQCAVGASTQANLHGKGGFNFYSSELNSQSLERLRMEADLRHAIEGDQLLLHYQPKVEVKSGHIIGVEALVRWQKPDGTLIFPDQFIPLAEETGLIISLGEWVLKEACAQLGRWQAEGLRLQMAVNVSAKQFNDGYLVQLVRETLQSTGIDAKYLTLELTESLLMGNAEQAVETLNHLMSLGPKISMDDFGTGYSSLSYLKRFPIHELKIDRSFLTDITHNPEARALVSAMIYLAHEFSLTVVAEGVENQEQLELLTTLNCDQYQGYFFSRPIRVEALATLLHPKCLSGKA
- a CDS encoding EAL and HDOD domain-containing protein gives rise to the protein MNTGIANYGNIFVGRQPILGPNLKTIGYEVLYRDCESDSANIHDEAMATAQVLLNTYLDIGLEHVVGTHLAFLNIPEQFLLDRHCEALPKHRVVLEILETVEPTPEVIEAMTSLSQQGYTIALDDFVFHDRFRPFLELADIVKIDVLDKTFEQLQHETHQLRNYRARLLAEKVETREAFETCKHLGMFYFQGFFFYRPDIIRGHKIPANRVALLELLGKFQDPNISFEGLVECIRNDLSLSYKILRYVNSASVGLPRRVESIEQAACMVGLDRIRTWASLIVMASGENRPMEMLVIALVRAKMCESLGQQLGADSPEKYFTMGLLSVLEALYGSSMEKLVGNLPLPDDILEALILEKGTMGAALSSVKAYEKGEWLQLKTLQFTPGTIRDFYVQAIDWANHFSPMIDEAA